The Amycolatopsis sp. DG1A-15b genome window below encodes:
- a CDS encoding excalibur calcium-binding domain-containing protein, giving the protein MSLFRRALTTAAAVAGLALLGPVPFASAQLATPLVGDVDCKDFQYQEEAQAVLDATPGDPNHLDDDKDGFACETLPPRPKQPGTTTATAEKPASTTRSAPKTTTKTPAKKPATTGGQVKVKPVGGVATGGGEPDDDAPGFLVLSGTLLAATVSGGMVLYLRRRPS; this is encoded by the coding sequence TTGTCCCTGTTTCGCCGTGCCCTGACGACGGCCGCCGCCGTCGCCGGGCTCGCCCTCCTCGGCCCCGTTCCCTTCGCTTCCGCGCAGCTCGCGACGCCCCTCGTCGGCGACGTGGACTGCAAAGACTTCCAATACCAGGAGGAAGCCCAGGCGGTTCTCGACGCCACCCCGGGCGACCCCAACCACCTGGACGACGACAAAGACGGATTCGCCTGCGAAACCCTGCCGCCCCGGCCGAAGCAGCCGGGCACGACCACGGCGACGGCGGAAAAACCGGCCAGCACAACGCGTTCCGCACCGAAGACGACCACCAAAACGCCTGCCAAAAAGCCCGCCACCACCGGCGGCCAGGTGAAGGTCAAGCCGGTCGGCGGCGTCGCCACCGGCGGCGGTGAGCCGGACGACGACGCCCCCGGCTTCCTCGTGCTCAGCGGCACGCTGCTCGCCGCGACGGTGTCCGGCGGCATGGTGCTCTACCTGCGCCGGCGTCCGAGTTGA
- a CDS encoding 3'-5' exonuclease gives MIESLPLLGAGGYPAAGLDFTAVDIRTTGLRSGRVVELAAVRVAAGGSVAGELSTLVDPGPGVPPGLAFVHGITRGELDGAPSFGEVLGPLLDLCAGSVLVAHDLAAAGAFLDREIEALGVRMPVLPGVSILAAARSVVRLPNYRPATVAHAFGVPARPGQSALSGARTVAQLVTGLFGRYGLTFATPPVLPGLPRFADGRLLPRAEALPAEPGWMAEALERIPGGGAGDGYLDLLAGVLADQHLAHDEVAALAALASEAGLSEEHVRSTHVRLVTALREIAERDGVVTAAESRELRQVATALGVADAGDLRPTAAGKPARVLVLGTTVAADRLRARVLAEGVQLAKKLTASVTHLVADASVPADEPRLTRATELGAVLLDVGVAPVALGFEPPPAQPAAAAPSRTKLVGGRVLMGIGLLLMFIVVVAMFGGTPVGAGIFFAVFGVGALLGGWWLAAPAPR, from the coding sequence GTGATCGAATCCCTCCCGCTGCTCGGTGCCGGCGGTTACCCCGCCGCCGGCCTCGACTTCACCGCCGTGGACATCCGGACCACCGGGCTGCGCTCCGGACGCGTCGTCGAACTCGCCGCGGTGCGGGTCGCCGCCGGCGGCTCGGTCGCCGGTGAGCTGTCGACGCTGGTCGACCCCGGCCCCGGTGTGCCGCCCGGCCTGGCCTTCGTCCACGGCATCACCCGCGGCGAACTCGACGGCGCGCCGTCGTTCGGCGAGGTGCTGGGGCCGCTGCTCGACCTGTGTGCCGGCAGCGTGCTCGTGGCGCACGACCTCGCGGCTGCCGGGGCTTTCCTCGACCGCGAGATCGAGGCTCTCGGGGTCCGGATGCCGGTGCTGCCGGGCGTTTCGATCCTGGCGGCCGCCCGGTCGGTGGTGCGGCTGCCGAACTACCGGCCGGCCACTGTGGCGCACGCCTTCGGGGTGCCCGCCCGGCCCGGGCAGTCGGCGTTGTCCGGTGCGCGGACGGTCGCCCAGCTGGTGACGGGCTTGTTCGGGCGGTACGGCCTGACGTTCGCGACCCCGCCGGTCCTGCCCGGCCTGCCCCGGTTCGCCGACGGGCGGCTGCTTCCCCGCGCCGAGGCGTTGCCCGCCGAGCCGGGGTGGATGGCCGAGGCGCTCGAGCGGATCCCCGGCGGCGGGGCCGGGGACGGCTACCTCGACCTGCTCGCCGGAGTCCTCGCCGACCAGCACCTCGCGCACGACGAGGTGGCGGCACTGGCCGCGTTGGCGAGCGAGGCCGGCCTGTCCGAAGAGCACGTGCGATCGACGCACGTACGGCTCGTGACCGCGCTGCGGGAGATCGCGGAACGGGACGGCGTGGTGACCGCCGCGGAATCGCGCGAGCTGCGGCAGGTGGCCACCGCACTCGGTGTCGCCGACGCCGGCGACCTGCGGCCCACTGCGGCCGGTAAGCCGGCCCGGGTGCTGGTGCTCGGCACCACCGTGGCGGCCGACCGGCTGCGGGCCCGGGTCCTCGCCGAGGGCGTCCAGCTGGCCAAGAAGCTGACCGCGAGCGTCACCCACCTCGTGGCCGACGCGTCCGTGCCCGCGGACGAGCCCCGGCTGACGCGCGCCACCGAGTTGGGCGCCGTCCTGCTCGACGTCGGCGTCGCCCCGGTGGCCCTCGGCTTCGAACCGCCGCCCGCGCAACCGGCCGCGGCGGCGCCCTCGAGGACGAAGCTCGTCGGCGGGCGGGTCCTGATGGGGATCGGGCTGCTGCTGATGTTCATCGTCGTCGTCGCGATGTTCGGGGGGACGCCGGTGGGCGCCGGGATCTTCTTCGCCGTGTTCGGGGTGGGTGCGCTGCTCGGCGGTTGGTGGCTGGCCGCGCCCGCCCCGCGCTAG
- a CDS encoding excalibur calcium-binding domain-containing protein: MQPKKRFPNWLKIVLAAFAVLFALGAIFGKAPEPKLTTAAAPATSAPPPTSTTPSPTPTPAAVTYTVGSVTDGATVVVNGSDGTSKTVHVLGVIAPVASTGCYAAESLAWATSTLSGAAVTLGAETAQGISLTLAGGQDYATLAIQKGYLKYAATAALPALAAGETAAKQAVSGLWGPPCQGTIDAPAPAPTPAPVATPKPAPATKAAPPPPPVEATEEAPAPSVYYANCSAAKAAHAAPLHRGEPGYRPALDRDGDGVACER, translated from the coding sequence ATGCAGCCGAAGAAGCGCTTTCCGAACTGGCTGAAGATCGTCCTGGCCGCCTTCGCCGTCCTGTTCGCGCTCGGTGCGATCTTCGGGAAGGCACCCGAGCCGAAGCTCACGACCGCCGCCGCTCCGGCGACCTCGGCACCGCCGCCGACCAGCACAACTCCGTCTCCGACCCCGACGCCGGCGGCCGTCACCTACACCGTCGGCAGCGTGACGGACGGCGCGACCGTCGTGGTCAACGGCAGCGACGGCACCAGCAAAACGGTGCACGTCCTCGGAGTGATCGCCCCGGTCGCGAGCACCGGCTGCTACGCGGCGGAATCGCTCGCCTGGGCCACTTCGACGCTTTCCGGCGCCGCCGTCACGCTCGGCGCGGAAACTGCGCAAGGCATCTCCTTGACGCTGGCCGGTGGGCAGGACTACGCGACTCTGGCGATTCAAAAGGGCTATCTCAAGTACGCGGCCACCGCCGCTTTGCCCGCGCTCGCCGCCGGCGAAACCGCGGCGAAGCAAGCCGTCAGCGGGCTGTGGGGACCGCCGTGCCAAGGCACCATCGACGCGCCGGCCCCGGCGCCCACCCCGGCCCCGGTCGCGACCCCGAAGCCGGCGCCGGCCACCAAGGCAGCTCCCCCGCCGCCGCCCGTCGAGGCCACCGAAGAAGCCCCGGCGCCCAGCGTCTACTACGCGAACTGCTCCGCGGCGAAGGCCGCCCACGCGGCGCCGCTCCACCGCGGCGAACCCGGTTACCGGCCCGCGCTCGACCGCGACGGCGACGGCGTCGCCTGCGAACGGTGA
- a CDS encoding response regulator transcription factor, with protein sequence MPIQVLLVDDHELVRRGLRDLLGDEPDIEVVAEASSVEEALAVAMHVEPEVAVVDVRLGDGDGITLCRELRSKPNPPACLMLTAFDDEEAMVGAIMAGAAGYLLKQVRGQDVVNAVREVAAGRSLLDPVSTARVLDKMRHPPTDELATLTERERDVLELIGQGLSNREIAERLFLAEKTVKNYVTSVLAKLGMQRRTQAAAWIARREK encoded by the coding sequence ATGCCGATCCAGGTGCTGCTCGTCGACGACCACGAACTGGTCCGCCGCGGGCTCCGCGACCTCCTCGGCGACGAGCCCGACATCGAGGTCGTCGCCGAAGCGAGCAGCGTCGAAGAGGCCCTGGCGGTGGCGATGCACGTCGAGCCGGAGGTCGCGGTGGTCGACGTCCGCCTCGGCGACGGCGACGGCATCACGCTCTGCCGCGAGCTGCGGTCCAAGCCGAACCCGCCGGCCTGCCTGATGCTCACCGCGTTCGACGACGAAGAGGCGATGGTCGGCGCGATCATGGCCGGCGCGGCGGGCTACCTGCTCAAGCAGGTGCGCGGGCAGGACGTGGTGAACGCGGTCCGCGAGGTGGCGGCCGGCCGGTCGCTGCTGGACCCGGTGAGCACCGCGCGCGTGCTGGACAAGATGCGGCACCCGCCGACGGACGAGCTGGCGACGCTCACCGAGCGCGAACGCGACGTGCTCGAGCTGATCGGCCAGGGCCTGTCGAACCGCGAGATCGCCGAGCGGTTGTTCCTCGCGGAGAAGACGGTCAAGAACTACGTCACGTCGGTGCTGGCGAAGCTCGGCATGCAGCGCCGGACGCAGGCCGCCGCTTGGATCGCGCGGCGGGAGAAGTAG
- a CDS encoding nucleotide pyrophosphohydrolase has product MNLDDVTQRLRGFAAARAWEPYHTPKNLVMALSGEVGELTSLFQWLTPEESDAWREDQALAGKVLDEIADVTLYLLQLADRLGVDLAAAAHAKIDRNEVRFPPPA; this is encoded by the coding sequence CGGCTTCGCCGCGGCCCGAGCCTGGGAGCCGTACCACACCCCGAAGAACCTCGTGATGGCGCTTTCCGGCGAGGTCGGCGAGCTGACCTCGCTGTTCCAGTGGCTGACCCCCGAGGAGTCCGACGCGTGGCGCGAGGATCAGGCGTTGGCGGGGAAGGTGCTGGACGAGATCGCGGACGTCACGCTGTACCTGCTGCAGCTGGCCGACCGGCTCGGCGTCGACCTGGCCGCCGCGGCCCACGCGAAGATCGACCGCAACGAGGTCCGCTTCCCGCCGCCCGCCTAG
- a CDS encoding helicase-associated domain-containing protein → MTTADELRGRLASLDKDALAKVLAHRPDVLREPWPRRLDVVAARLASGASVDAALLGLPMPLVQVLRTVQLCHALEQRPAPVAEVARLLGTDTATVESSVDELAERALVWGDEDGVKLPDLLHRNSFGAEGLGRPVANLLGELGTSRLATLSRALGLPDATRKPELLLGLVRFFRDGERVRVLFATAPAATRKLLLDMADGVPEVDGLVPAGWAFDHGFLFGTYHGTVAMPIEVSLALRGPGHQLPFTPAEPEYAVTHTGAEAAEAASSAAALRLLDRVSAILDLAAAEPLPLLKDGTIGTRLVKKLAKDTGATPAEIELAIDLAAQAGLLVADEPPPPRRGQKAPAPTLAPDPDLARPAPALLYRLLLTTWWDPAPPEFETDVDALVRRLVVRLLARLAPGDALDVDALTRLAEWHAPLLPTDDFAGHVRDALGDGELLGVVAHGAVTAAGRALLAPERLVEVTGELVSRARTTALFGTDLTAIVPGSPDARLAALLDRVADREVQGTATSWRFSPASVRRAFDQGATTEGLLDDLRAIAAGDLPQPLVYLVNDVARRHGEAQVFDVASVVVGEPAVLAELAAHRKLAKLGLRPVAPTVLTSTVDAVGTLEALREAGYAPTRHAPDGSIVLPARDQAEPTVAVRDPGPGELPPDPAGHAERLLAAPASGPALLRGQLARAMSDRYAGRLTPKQQQLCWQLEAGLPVDIAYGDEHLVIAYPELDGEILDVWSLRERTYRRLELTRIDLAQASTAVSLA, encoded by the coding sequence ATGACGACCGCCGACGAACTGCGCGGCAGGCTGGCGAGCCTGGACAAGGACGCCCTGGCGAAGGTGCTGGCCCACCGGCCGGACGTACTGCGGGAACCGTGGCCGCGGCGGCTGGACGTCGTCGCCGCGCGGCTCGCGTCGGGTGCGTCCGTCGATGCCGCGCTGCTCGGCTTGCCGATGCCGCTGGTGCAGGTCCTGCGGACCGTCCAGCTGTGCCACGCGCTCGAACAGCGGCCCGCGCCCGTCGCGGAAGTCGCCCGGCTGCTCGGCACGGACACCGCCACCGTCGAGTCCTCGGTGGACGAACTGGCCGAACGCGCGCTGGTGTGGGGCGACGAGGACGGCGTCAAGCTGCCGGACCTGCTGCACCGCAACAGCTTCGGCGCCGAGGGGCTCGGCCGGCCCGTCGCGAACCTGCTCGGGGAGCTCGGCACGAGCCGGCTGGCCACGCTGTCGCGGGCCCTGGGCCTGCCCGACGCCACTCGCAAGCCGGAGCTCCTGCTCGGGCTCGTCCGCTTCTTCCGGGACGGCGAGCGCGTCCGCGTGCTCTTCGCCACCGCGCCCGCCGCGACGCGGAAGCTGTTGCTGGACATGGCCGACGGCGTTCCCGAGGTCGACGGCCTGGTCCCGGCGGGCTGGGCGTTCGACCACGGCTTCCTGTTCGGGACCTACCACGGCACCGTGGCCATGCCGATCGAGGTGTCGCTCGCGCTGCGCGGCCCGGGCCACCAGCTGCCGTTCACCCCCGCGGAACCCGAGTACGCCGTCACCCACACCGGGGCCGAAGCGGCCGAAGCGGCGTCGTCGGCCGCCGCGCTGCGGTTGCTCGACCGCGTGTCGGCGATCCTCGACCTGGCCGCCGCGGAACCGTTGCCGCTGCTCAAGGACGGCACGATCGGGACCCGGCTGGTCAAGAAGCTCGCCAAGGACACCGGCGCCACCCCGGCGGAGATCGAGCTGGCCATCGACCTCGCCGCGCAGGCCGGGCTGCTGGTGGCCGACGAGCCACCGCCGCCGCGTCGCGGCCAGAAGGCACCCGCGCCCACGCTCGCGCCGGACCCGGACCTCGCGCGGCCGGCGCCGGCGCTGTTGTACCGCCTGCTGCTGACGACCTGGTGGGACCCGGCGCCGCCGGAGTTCGAGACCGACGTCGACGCGCTGGTGCGGCGGCTGGTCGTGCGGCTGCTGGCGCGGCTCGCTCCCGGTGACGCGCTCGACGTCGACGCGCTGACCCGGCTCGCCGAGTGGCACGCGCCGCTGCTGCCGACCGATGACTTCGCCGGGCACGTCCGGGACGCGCTCGGCGACGGCGAACTGCTCGGCGTCGTCGCGCACGGCGCCGTGACCGCGGCCGGACGCGCCCTGCTCGCCCCGGAGAGGCTCGTCGAAGTCACCGGCGAACTGGTCTCCCGGGCCCGCACGACGGCGTTGTTCGGCACCGATCTGACGGCGATCGTGCCCGGCTCGCCCGACGCCCGGCTCGCCGCGCTGCTCGACCGCGTCGCTGACCGCGAAGTGCAGGGCACCGCGACCAGCTGGCGGTTCTCCCCGGCGTCCGTCCGGCGGGCGTTCGACCAGGGCGCGACGACAGAAGGACTGCTCGACGACCTGCGCGCCATCGCCGCGGGCGACCTGCCGCAGCCGCTGGTGTACCTGGTCAACGACGTCGCGCGGCGGCACGGCGAGGCGCAGGTGTTCGACGTCGCGAGCGTCGTCGTCGGCGAACCCGCCGTGCTGGCCGAGCTCGCCGCGCACCGGAAGCTGGCCAAACTCGGCCTGCGCCCGGTGGCGCCGACCGTGTTGACGTCCACTGTGGACGCCGTGGGCACGCTGGAGGCGTTGCGCGAAGCGGGTTACGCGCCGACCCGGCACGCCCCGGACGGCAGCATCGTGTTGCCCGCCCGTGACCAGGCCGAGCCGACGGTGGCCGTCCGCGACCCCGGACCCGGCGAGCTCCCACCCGATCCCGCCGGCCACGCCGAGCGGTTGCTGGCCGCCCCGGCGAGCGGGCCGGCCCTGCTGCGCGGGCAGCTCGCCCGGGCGATGAGCGACCGCTACGCGGGCCGGCTCACGCCGAAGCAGCAGCAGCTCTGTTGGCAGCTCGAAGCCGGGCTGCCGGTCGACATCGCGTACGGCGACGAGCACCTGGTCATCGCCTACCCCGAGCTCGACGGCGAGATCCTGGACGTCTGGTCCCTCCGGGAGCGCACCTACCGGCGGCTCGAGCTGACCCGGATCGACCTGGCTCAGGCCTCGACGGCGGTGAGCCTCGCGTAG
- a CDS encoding class F sortase gives MRHPRLWPAVAAVVAALGVVLAVALVLVLSPKAPQEIAPPSPAATNPAGTASVAHPAAAAADGLPAAKPASLTIPAIGVRAEGIKDLGLTPDGALEVPGDATTVGWFTGAPSPGQTGPAVLAAHVDYKHVPGAFSRLKELRPGEQAKVGRADGRVAVFTVYRVDHYPKATFPTDQVYGDTPDPELRLITCGGAFDRESGNYLDNVVAYARLTAVEA, from the coding sequence TTGAGGCACCCACGCCTGTGGCCCGCGGTCGCGGCGGTCGTCGCCGCGCTCGGCGTGGTCCTGGCCGTGGCCCTCGTCCTCGTCCTGTCGCCGAAAGCGCCGCAGGAGATCGCCCCGCCGAGCCCGGCCGCCACGAACCCGGCGGGCACCGCGAGCGTCGCGCACCCCGCGGCAGCGGCCGCCGACGGCCTCCCCGCGGCGAAACCGGCGTCCCTGACCATCCCGGCGATCGGTGTGCGGGCCGAGGGGATCAAGGACCTCGGCCTCACGCCGGACGGCGCGCTGGAAGTCCCGGGTGACGCCACGACGGTGGGCTGGTTCACCGGCGCGCCGTCGCCCGGGCAGACCGGCCCGGCGGTGCTGGCCGCGCACGTCGACTACAAGCACGTGCCCGGCGCCTTCTCCCGCCTGAAGGAGCTGCGCCCCGGCGAGCAGGCCAAGGTCGGCCGCGCGGACGGCCGGGTCGCGGTCTTCACCGTCTACCGGGTCGACCACTACCCGAAGGCGACGTTCCCGACCGACCAGGTCTACGGCGACACGCCGGACCCCGAGCTGCGGCTCATCACCTGCGGCGGGGCGTTCGACCGGGAGAGCGGCAACTACCTCGACAACGTCGTGGCCTACGCGAGGCTCACCGCCGTCGAGGCCTGA
- a CDS encoding DUF3024 domain-containing protein → MAAIPELALRQIERWCAQRVPEHLQDRIRVECRTRGRAVTIVERRAPWSPQAGPDWSEQKIAQLRFDEFGIWSVWWADRNGKWLSYPDAPVASTPPALLAEIDRNPGGVFWG, encoded by the coding sequence ATGGCGGCAATTCCGGAGCTCGCGCTGCGGCAGATCGAACGGTGGTGCGCGCAGCGCGTCCCCGAGCACCTCCAGGACCGGATCCGGGTCGAGTGCCGGACCCGGGGCCGCGCGGTGACCATCGTCGAGCGCCGCGCGCCGTGGTCGCCGCAGGCCGGACCCGACTGGAGCGAGCAGAAGATCGCGCAGCTGCGGTTCGACGAGTTCGGCATCTGGTCGGTGTGGTGGGCCGACCGGAACGGGAAGTGGCTGAGCTACCCGGACGCGCCGGTGGCCAGCACGCCGCCCGCGCTGCTCGCCGAAATCGACCGCAACCCCGGCGGGGTGTTCTGGGGCTAG